One stretch of Pomacea canaliculata isolate SZHN2017 linkage group LG1, ASM307304v1, whole genome shotgun sequence DNA includes these proteins:
- the LOC112565592 gene encoding testis-specific serine/threonine-protein kinase 6-like, translating to MAQSNPKHRCGSARDMVDAAAILNDRGYRLGPKVGKGSYAKVRVTERISDKQLLAVKLIDRSKAAPDYVNKFLPRELSIALRLQHRHVMALHEIIHTRDLVCVVMELAERGDLLEHIKRNGAIPDFDSKRMFRQISEAVRYLHDQYLCHRDLKCENVLIRRDRSIMLTDFGFARSVESDDDLSKTFCGSAAYASPELLRGKAYNPRQNDIWGMGCILFVMVTGCMPFHDANVKKTLQRQLSGRVIFPPSVVDVIPSNCKSLIHAMLEPNTAVRLNIHAVISSRWLSTD from the exons ATGGCGCAGAGCAACCCCAAACATCGTTGCGGCTCCGCCCGTGACATGGTAGATGCTGCCGCCATTCTCAACGACCGCGGCTACCGACTTGGGCCCAAAGTGGGCAAG GGAAGCTACGCCAAGGTACGCGTGACGGAACGCATCAGCGACAAGCAGCTCCTGGCGGTCAAGCTCATCGACCGCTCCAAGGCCGCGCCTGACTACGTCAACAAGTTCCTGCCGCGGGAGCTGTCCATCGCGCTGCGCCTTCAGCACCGTCACGTCATGGCGCTGCACGAGATCATCCACACGCGCGACCTTGTTTGCGTCGTCATGGAGCTGGCCGAGCGTGGCGACCTACTGGAGCATATCAAGCGAAACGGCGCCATCCCAGATTTCGACAGCAAGCGCATGTtcagacag ATCAGCGAAGCCGTGCGCTACCTGCACGACCAGTACCTATGTCACCGCGACCTCAAGTGCGAAAACGTACTCATCCGCCGTGACCGCTCCATCATGCTGACCGACTTCGGGTTCGCGCGCAGCGTGGAGTCCGACGATGACCTGAGCAAGACCTTCTGCGGCAGCGCCGCCTATGCCTCTCCGGAGCTGCTGCGCGGCAAGGCGTACAACCCGCGCCAGAACGACATCTGGGGCATGGGCTGCATCCTCTTCGTCATGGTGACAGGCTGCATGCCCTTCCACGACGCCAACGTCAAGAAGACGCTGCAGCGACAGCTGTCGGGTCGAGTCATCTTCCCGCCCAGCGTGGTCGACGTCATTCCCTCCAACTGCAAGTCGCTGATCCACGCCATGCTGGAGCCCAACACTGCTGTCCGCCTCAACATCCACGCTGTCATCTCCAGCAGGTGGCTGTCCACAGACtaa